A DNA window from candidate division WOR-3 bacterium contains the following coding sequences:
- a CDS encoding ATP-grasp domain-containing protein, with protein sequence MPFSLKTKDLVIAVSGLNAGENPQPGVPFARLLRRAGFSGKIIGLVYDAYESGIYRGDLVDEVYLMPFPSSGVEVLLTRIKQILQTTKIDVLMPTLDTELLLYITIADVLRDFGIKMYLPSKEQFLMRDKTQLNDFGRRFKIPVPKTYQAHNIVALSKIEKELKFPVVVKGRFYEAYIANNFDELIKYFNLVSWKWGTPVLIQEYLAGEEYNVCAIGDGTGKTLAMIPIKKIVITEKGKGFAGVVIKDLKLNRFLAKIMKALKWRGPLELEIRKTSKEKFYLLEINPRLPAWIGVSSGAGQNFAEILVRLALGEKVSPYTSYKVGTAFIRHAEDLIVDIYKIGELMAKGELHNLST encoded by the coding sequence ATGCCTTTTTCTCTAAAGACCAAAGATTTAGTCATTGCGGTTTCTGGACTTAATGCTGGTGAGAATCCGCAGCCTGGTGTGCCATTTGCCCGATTATTACGTCGGGCCGGTTTTTCTGGTAAGATTATTGGGCTAGTTTATGATGCCTATGAATCCGGTATTTATCGGGGGGATTTAGTTGACGAAGTTTATCTGATGCCATTTCCATCGAGTGGCGTTGAGGTCTTGCTTACAAGAATTAAGCAGATTTTACAGACCACAAAAATTGATGTCTTGATGCCCACTCTAGATACGGAACTTTTGCTATATATTACAATTGCCGATGTGCTTCGAGATTTTGGTATTAAAATGTATTTACCGAGTAAAGAACAATTTTTGATGCGGGATAAAACTCAACTAAATGATTTTGGGCGACGTTTTAAAATTCCGGTTCCAAAAACCTACCAAGCTCATAACATTGTCGCATTAAGTAAAATCGAAAAAGAACTAAAATTTCCCGTAGTTGTTAAAGGGCGATTTTACGAGGCTTATATTGCTAATAATTTTGACGAACTAATAAAATATTTTAATTTGGTAAGTTGGAAATGGGGGACACCCGTATTAATTCAAGAATATCTAGCAGGTGAGGAGTATAATGTCTGCGCAATTGGCGACGGCACTGGTAAAACCTTAGCGATGATTCCAATAAAGAAAATAGTAATCACCGAAAAGGGTAAAGGTTTTGCCGGTGTGGTAATAAAAGATTTAAAATTGAATCGTTTTTTAGCTAAGATTATGAAGGCCTTAAAGTGGCGTGGTCCATTAGAGTTAGAAATTAGAAAGACATCTAAGGAGAAATTTTATCTTTTAGAAATCAACCCCCGTCTTCCAGCCTGGATTGGTGTATCATCCGGTGCCGGTCAGAACTTTGCTGAAATTTTAGTGCGATTAGCCTTAGGCGAGAAGGTCTCGCCGTATACTAGTTATAAAGTCGGTACAGCCTTTATCAGACATGCTGAAGACTTAATAGTTGATATTTATAAAATTGGTGAACTAATGGCTAAAGGTGAGTTACATAACTTATCCACATAA